CCTGGTGCTGGATACCGCGCTGGCGAACGCACTGGGCCAACGCTTCTATTTCCGCCAGGGACTGCTCGCCCGTGGCATGCATTTCAGCCAGGCGCTGTAGCGCTGGCGGACGTGCGCGCGCTACTCGCGGATCGCTTCACCCGTGCGGCGATCGAAGGACTCTGCTTTGCCATCGAGCTGATGAACCGCTTCAACGCCCTGACCGTTGCGTACGCATGATCGTCGCGGCGCCGGCATCGCTTTCCTACTCCCTGGAGACCCACCAATGAAGATCCTGCATATCGATTGCAGCCCGCGTCCCGAGTCGTTTAGCCGGGCGCTCTCCGCCGGCATCGTGGACCGGATGTTGGATTCGCAGCCTTCCGCGACCGTCGTGCGCCGTGACCTGGGGCGGTTCCCCATTCCGCACGCGGAGGAGGAGTACGCGCGGATCCTGTCGTCGCCGGAGGCGCTGATACATGGTCAGGACAGCGAGGCGCTTGAGCTTTCCGAGCAGATCATCGCCGAGCTTGAGCGGGCTGACATCGTGGTCATCGGTACGCCGATGAACAATTTCACCGTGCCATCGGTGTTGAAGGCGTGGATCGACCAGGTCCTTCGCTTTGAACGCACGTTCACTGCCGCGGGCCAGGGCAAGAAGATCGGTCTATTGAAGGACCGGCCGGTGTACATCGCCGTGGCATCTGGCGGTTTCTTCGCCGGCGATCGCGCCAACCAGCCGGATTTCCTGCGGCCTTACCTCACGGCAGCCCTGGGGTGTATCGGGCTGCACACGCTGCACTTCCTGCCGCTGCAGGGCACGGCCTTCCTGGCATCCGATGCCATGGCCCAGGCCTTCGATGAACTCCTCGCCACCTTCGACAGCCTGGCGGCGGCCGCCTGACCCCGTCCGCGATATATCGCCCGGTGCATCGCGCAACCATTGCCTAAAGCTTTCCCCCCAAGGGCCGATAAGCCATTCGAACGACCCCCCGGGCACGGTAGAACCATGGCGAAGAAACCCACCCAAGACGCAACCCCGGCGCCGCTCGCGCTGGAAGCGGACCTGCGTATCGGCGCGGCTCCGGCCCTGCGCGATAGCCTGCTGGCGGCCCTCGAGGCCGGCAAAGCGGTGCAGCTCGATGGCGCCGCGGTGGCGCAGGTGGATACGGCGGCCCTGCAGGTGCTGGCGGCGTTCAGCCGCGATGCCCGCGCGGCCAGCGTGCCGGTGGCCTGGCTGGGTGCCAGCGATACCCTTCGCCGTGGCGTCACGGTGCTGGGGCTTAATGCATTGATTGAACTGCCGGCGCCAGCCGGCGTGAACTGAAGGTAGAGCAGACCGATGGCTAAGATTCTTGCGGTAGACGACTCGGCTTCCATGCGCAGCATGGTGGCATTCACCCTGCGTGGCGCCGGCCATGACGTGGACGAGGCCGATAACGGCCAGAACGCGCTCGATACCGCGGCCGCGAACAAGTACGACCTGATCCTGGCCGACGTGAACATGCCGGTGATGGACGGCATCACGATGGTTCGCGAAATCCGCACCCGTGCGGGCTACAGCGGCGTGCCCATCCTCATGCTCACCACCGAGTCGGACACGAACAAGAAGATGGAAGGCAAGGCCGCCGGCGCGACGGGTTGGCTGGTGAAGCCGTTCGATCCCGACCAGCTGCTGGCCACCGTGGCCCGCGTGCTCGGTTAATCCACTGATCCAAACGTTCCGGTTTATTCCAGGGTTTTCCCATGTCCAAAGTCGATCTGGCGCAATTCCACAAGGCGTTCCACGAGGAGAGCCTCGATGGCCTCGACGCCATGGAGCAGGCGCTGCTCGCGCTGGATGAGGGCGCGGACGATCCGGAACTGATCAACGTCGTGTTCCGCGCCGCCCACTCGATCAAGGGCGGCTCGGCCACGTTCGGCTTCAACGATGTCGCCGCGTTCACCCACGTGGCCGAAAACCTGATGGACGAGGTCCGTAGCGGCCGCCGCCCGATGGAAAAGGCCGTGGTGGAGCTGCTGCTCCGCTCGGGCGACATCATCCGCGACATGCTTTCGCTGCAGATGGCGGGCCAGCCGGGTGCCACGGCGGAAAGCCAGGCGTTACTCGCCGAGCTGTCGGCCATGGTTTCGGGCGGCACCGCCGCACCGGGCGCCGCGGCCGCGAAGGCTGCCGCACCCGCCGAAACCATCGAAGGGTGGGACATCGCGTTCCGCCCCTTCGATTACCTGCTGAAGACGGGCAACGACCCGGCGCGCATGTTCCGCGAGCTCGAGGCCATGGGCCCGCTCACCGTGAGCGCCGATGTCTCGACGCTGCCTTCGCTGAAGGATATGGATCCTTCGTCGTCTTACCTTGCCTACACGCTCGGTCTCTCCGCCGGTGCCAAGCGCGCCGCGGTGGAAGGCGTGTTCGATTGGGTGGATGGCGATTGCGACCTCACGATTACCCCGCGTGTTGCGGCGGCGCCTGCGCCTGCCGTGGCCGCACCCGCTGCGCCCGCCGCAGCCGCCGCACCGCGCGCCGTGCGTGATGTGGCCACCAACAGCGAGGCCAGCTCGGTCCGCGTGGGTATCGAAAAGATCGATACGCTGATCAACCTGGTCGGCGAGCTGGTGATCACCCAGTCCATGCTCAGCCAGTTCCACGATGGCGTTTCCGACGCCCAGCTGGAAATGCTCCGCCAGGGCCTGGCCCAGCTCGGCCGCCACACGCGCGAGCTGCAGGAAAGCGTGATGAGCATCCGCATGCTGCCGATCAGCACGGTGTTCAATCGCTTCCCGCGCCTGGTCCGCGACCTGGCGCAGAAGCTGGACAAGAAAGTGGTGCTCGACCTGCGTGGCGAAGGCACCGAACTGGACAAGACCGTGCTCGAGAAGATCGGCGATCCGCTGGTCCACCTCGTGCGCAACGCGATCGACCATGGCCTGGAAGTGCCGGCCAAGCGCCAGGCCGCCGGCAAGGGCGATACCGGCACGCTGCGCATGGAGGCCTTCCACCGTGGCGGCTCCATCGTGGTGGAAGTAGGCGACGACGGCGCGGGCCTGAACCGTGATGCCATCGTGGCCAAGGCCGTACAGCGCGGCATCATCGCCTCGGGCGATGGCATGAGCGATGACCAGGTCGCCGAACTCATTTTTGAAGCGGGCTTCTCCACCGCCGCCGCCACCACCGATCTCTCGGGCCGTGGCGTGGGCATGGATGTGGTCCGCCGCAACGTCATGGACCTGGGCGGCACCGTCGCCATTTCCAGCAAGCACGGGCAAGGCACGACGTTCACCATCACCCTGCCGCTCACGCTGGCCATCATCGATGGCCTCACCGCCGCGGTGGGCGAGGAAACCTACATCGTGCCGCTGGTTTCCATCGTGGAATCGGTGCAGGTCAAACCCGATGCGCTGCGCAGCGTGGTCGGCGGCGGCGAGCTGTTCCGCTTCCGCGACGAGTGGCTGCCGATCATCCGCCTCTACGATGTGTTCGGCTGCAGCGGTACCCGCCGTGCCGTCGATGAGGGCATCGTCATCGTGGTGGAAGGCGAGGGCACTCGCATCGGCCTGTTCGTGGACGAGCTGATCGGCCAGCAGCAGGCCGTGGTGAAGTCCCTGGAAGCCAATTACCGCCGTGTGGCCGGTATTTCCGGCGCCACCATCCTGGCCGATGGCTCGGTGGCCCTGATCACCGACATTACCGGCCTGGTCCGCATGCAGGGTCGCCGCAAGGCCGCCTGACCGGTAGGAGCCCACCCTGTGGGCGACATCTTCTCGCCCCATCGCGACAGGCCCTGAGGCGCTGTCGCGAACGGCGTCGCCCACAGCGTGGGATCCTACATGGTTGGTTTTCGGCAAAAAATTTCCACTCAAGATCTGGATTTCCCGGTCGATACCCCTTTGAGGGGTCCCGAACCGCCGCACCGATCCGCAGTGGGAACACAATGAACCAGCCAGCCAGCACCGCCACCGTGGCCGATGAAGCCGCGCAGTACCTGACCGTCAACCTCGGCAACGAGGAATACGGCGTCGATATCCTCGCCGTTCGCGAGATCCGTGGCTGGACGCCGGTCACCCGCATCCCCCAGGCCCCCGGCTACGTGCTGGGCGTGCTGAACCTCCGTGGCGCCATCGTGCCCGTGCTGGACCTGCGCCTGCGCTTTGGGCTGGCCCGCGAGGAATACACCGCCACCACCGTCTGCGTGATCGTCATGGTCGCCGGCCGCCAGTTTGGCGTGGTCGTGGATGCCGTTTCCGACGTGGTCGAAGTGTCCCCCTCGGGCATCCGTCCCGTGCCGGACATGGGCACCACCGTGGATACCGAATACCTGAAGGGCCTGACGTCCGTGGGCGAGCGCATGGTGCTCCTGCTCGACGTCGACCGCCTGCTGCAGCCGCAGGATGCCCAGATGCTGGAAGCCGCCCTGGCCTCCGCCGATACGAAAGCCGTGGCCTGAGGCCACGGTTAGCTCGCCTTCGAAAACCTTCGAACTGGAATCGTAATGAAGAAGTTGAAGCTGAAGATCCCCGCCCTGACGGTCCGTGGCCGCCTGTACGGCGTGCTCGGCCTGATGGCCGCCATGCTGATCGGCGGTGCCGCCGTCGGCCTCGGTGCCATGTACCTCCAGAACGAAGGCATGCGCCAGGTGTACGAGGAAGAGCTCGTCCCGGCAAACCTGCTTAGCCAGGTCAGCACGCAGGCACTGATGTCGTTCGTGGTGCTCGGCGAAGGCGCGAGCAAGGCCACCGACAAGAGCGTGGTCGCGCAGAAGCTGGGCGAGTTCGACAAGCTGCAGGCATCCATGAACAAGCTCAAGGATGACTTCAAGAAGATGCCGATGTCCCCGGACATCAAGAAGCTCTACGACAAGTGGCAGGCCACCAACGATGATTACGCGTCGGCCAAGAGCGATGTCATCGATGCGCTGAAGCAGGGTGACGAGGGCGCCTCCGACATCATCGAGCTTTCCGTGCGCCCCATCCTGATGGACCGCCAGGCACAGCTTGCCAGCCTGATCGAGGCCAAGCGTTCCGAGGCGCAGGGTATCTATGCCCACCAGACCTCGCAGTACCACGCCATCCGCGTATTCGTGGTCGTCGCGCTGTCGGCCGGCCTGATCGTCAGCCTGCTGATCGCCGTGCTCGTCGTCCGCTCCATCATCCGCACGCTGTCGCACACCGTCGACGTCGCCAACAAGATTGCCGATGGCAAGCTGGGCCACGATATCCAGGTGACCCGCAGCGACGAACTGGGCCAGCTCCAGGCCGCGTTCAAGGCGATGGACGAGCGGCTCGCCGCCATCGTTTCCGAAGTGCGCCACGGTTCGGGCTCGGTCAGCACCGCCGCGCAGCAGATCTCGCGCGGTAACGATGATCTGTCGCAGCGCACGCAGGAACAGGCCTCGAGCCTGGAGGAAACCGCCTCGTCGATGGAGGAAATGACCTCCACCGTCAAGCAGAACGCCGAGAACGCCAGCCATGCCAACCAGCTGGCCCGCGGTGCACGCGAGCAGGCCGAGAAGGGCGGTGAAGTGGTCGCCCAGACCGTCGTCGCCATGCGCGAGATCAACAGCTCCTCGAAGAAGATTTCCGACATCGTCAGCCTCATCGACGAGATCGCGTTCCAGACCAACCTGCTGGCGCTCAACGCCGCGGTGGAAGCGGCACGTGCCGGTGAGCAGGGCCGTGGCTTCGCCGTGGTCGCCACCGAGGTGCGCAACCTCGCCCAGCGTTCGGCGGGTGCCGCGAAGGAGATCAAGGGCCTGATCAACGACAGCGCGAACAAGGTGAAGGCCGGTTCCGAGCTGGTCGACCAGTCGGGCAAGGCGCTCGCCGAGATCGTCGATAGCGTGAAGAAGGTGACCGATATCGTCGCCGAGATCGCCGCCGCCAGCTCCGAGCAGTCGGCCGGTATCGACCAGGTGAACCACGCCGTGCTGCAGATGGATGAAATGACCCAGCAGAACGCCGCGCTGGTCGAAGAATCCGCTGCCGCCGCCCGCGCCATGCACGAGCAGGCCACCGAGCTCAGCCGCCAGGTGTCGTTCTTCCAGGTGAGTGGCGCCGCCGCTACCGCCAGCAAGGCCGCCCGCAAGGATCCGACCCAGCAGGAAATGGAAACGGTGTTCGCCTCGGTCCGTAGCCAGCCGGCCCCGGCCCGTGCCCAGCGCCAGGCCGAATCGGCCGCTGACGCCGGTGTGTGGAAGGAGTTCTGATCGATGAACGCGCTCGTCAACAACGGCGATGCCGCTGTGCAGGCGGGCGCGACCGGTCCGAGCCTCGGTGAAGCCGAGTTCGCTTTCCTGCGTGAGTTCGTGCTGCAGCACTGCGGAATCTCGCTGGGTGAGCACAAGCGCCAGCTGGTGCAGGGGCGCCTGCTGCGCC
Above is a genomic segment from Luteibacter aegosomatissinici containing:
- a CDS encoding FMN-dependent NADH-azoreductase — protein: MKILHIDCSPRPESFSRALSAGIVDRMLDSQPSATVVRRDLGRFPIPHAEEEYARILSSPEALIHGQDSEALELSEQIIAELERADIVVIGTPMNNFTVPSVLKAWIDQVLRFERTFTAAGQGKKIGLLKDRPVYIAVASGGFFAGDRANQPDFLRPYLTAALGCIGLHTLHFLPLQGTAFLASDAMAQAFDELLATFDSLAAAA
- a CDS encoding STAS domain-containing protein, with amino-acid sequence MAKKPTQDATPAPLALEADLRIGAAPALRDSLLAALEAGKAVQLDGAAVAQVDTAALQVLAAFSRDARAASVPVAWLGASDTLRRGVTVLGLNALIELPAPAGVN
- a CDS encoding response regulator is translated as MAKILAVDDSASMRSMVAFTLRGAGHDVDEADNGQNALDTAAANKYDLILADVNMPVMDGITMVREIRTRAGYSGVPILMLTTESDTNKKMEGKAAGATGWLVKPFDPDQLLATVARVLG
- a CDS encoding chemotaxis protein CheA translates to MSKVDLAQFHKAFHEESLDGLDAMEQALLALDEGADDPELINVVFRAAHSIKGGSATFGFNDVAAFTHVAENLMDEVRSGRRPMEKAVVELLLRSGDIIRDMLSLQMAGQPGATAESQALLAELSAMVSGGTAAPGAAAAKAAAPAETIEGWDIAFRPFDYLLKTGNDPARMFRELEAMGPLTVSADVSTLPSLKDMDPSSSYLAYTLGLSAGAKRAAVEGVFDWVDGDCDLTITPRVAAAPAPAVAAPAAPAAAAAPRAVRDVATNSEASSVRVGIEKIDTLINLVGELVITQSMLSQFHDGVSDAQLEMLRQGLAQLGRHTRELQESVMSIRMLPISTVFNRFPRLVRDLAQKLDKKVVLDLRGEGTELDKTVLEKIGDPLVHLVRNAIDHGLEVPAKRQAAGKGDTGTLRMEAFHRGGSIVVEVGDDGAGLNRDAIVAKAVQRGIIASGDGMSDDQVAELIFEAGFSTAAATTDLSGRGVGMDVVRRNVMDLGGTVAISSKHGQGTTFTITLPLTLAIIDGLTAAVGEETYIVPLVSIVESVQVKPDALRSVVGGGELFRFRDEWLPIIRLYDVFGCSGTRRAVDEGIVIVVEGEGTRIGLFVDELIGQQQAVVKSLEANYRRVAGISGATILADGSVALITDITGLVRMQGRRKAA
- a CDS encoding chemotaxis protein CheW, encoding MNQPASTATVADEAAQYLTVNLGNEEYGVDILAVREIRGWTPVTRIPQAPGYVLGVLNLRGAIVPVLDLRLRFGLAREEYTATTVCVIVMVAGRQFGVVVDAVSDVVEVSPSGIRPVPDMGTTVDTEYLKGLTSVGERMVLLLDVDRLLQPQDAQMLEAALASADTKAVA
- a CDS encoding methyl-accepting chemotaxis protein; protein product: MKKLKLKIPALTVRGRLYGVLGLMAAMLIGGAAVGLGAMYLQNEGMRQVYEEELVPANLLSQVSTQALMSFVVLGEGASKATDKSVVAQKLGEFDKLQASMNKLKDDFKKMPMSPDIKKLYDKWQATNDDYASAKSDVIDALKQGDEGASDIIELSVRPILMDRQAQLASLIEAKRSEAQGIYAHQTSQYHAIRVFVVVALSAGLIVSLLIAVLVVRSIIRTLSHTVDVANKIADGKLGHDIQVTRSDELGQLQAAFKAMDERLAAIVSEVRHGSGSVSTAAQQISRGNDDLSQRTQEQASSLEETASSMEEMTSTVKQNAENASHANQLARGAREQAEKGGEVVAQTVVAMREINSSSKKISDIVSLIDEIAFQTNLLALNAAVEAARAGEQGRGFAVVATEVRNLAQRSAGAAKEIKGLINDSANKVKAGSELVDQSGKALAEIVDSVKKVTDIVAEIAAASSEQSAGIDQVNHAVLQMDEMTQQNAALVEESAAAARAMHEQATELSRQVSFFQVSGAAATASKAARKDPTQQEMETVFASVRSQPAPARAQRQAESAADAGVWKEF